The Panicum virgatum strain AP13 unplaced genomic scaffold, P.virgatum_v5 scaffold_5990, whole genome shotgun sequence genome has a segment encoding these proteins:
- the LOC120694436 gene encoding putative disease resistance protein RGA3, producing MNRTAKATPTVPNVAVASIICGREREKQEIISKLVDKNNQQIIKIVSIIGLGGSGKTALSNLVFGDGNTVKDHFEVRIWVHVPQEFDVQQLMMKMFEAITYQKSEHHSIQNIIQTIADTLTGKRYLLVLDDVWTVDRSQWEDFMLYIKRGAPGSSILLTSRNRNVAEAVESTDLSKLSSLSKDDSWTVFTQIIGEDIKGLDSELLEVGREIVNKCGGVPLAIKVLANVLRGKTRIEQWKAVRDSNLLDAEDKEHRVLASLMLSYSHLPSHLKRCFTICSLFPKGLPLDKQQLVDQWIAHNVISLTHGYNCLEDVGDECFNSLVQVSFLQDVKEYFGRVCYEMHDLLHDLAQFILDEQISTNVPKDATSSTKYHKYFSLVQQPNKPLPRMFFKNARAIYVDGGDCDDIIFNKAKNAKHLCSIIANNNLSTTMLTAIFQTKHLKYLEMSRLQCESLPETMSDIWSLQALHLECSSLLELPKSIGKLQKLRTLNLSWCMKLKFLPDSIGDCNMLSSIYLCQYMELAALPNSIGRNKKLRVLKLDHTKIKELPVVITNLRNLQCLSLRNCYRLVELPKGIGNLDKLQVLNLEYCVQLVELPKDINNLEKLHVLNLENCGELVNLPEGTSKLEKL from the coding sequence ATGAACAGGACTGCCAAGGCAACTCCAACAGTGCCAAATGTTGCTGTGGCATCAATAATATGTGGAAGAGAGCGAGAAAAGCAGGAAATAATATCTAAACTGGTGGACAAAAATAACCAACAGATAATCAAGATAGTCTCCATAATTGGGCTTGGTGGCTCTGGGAAAACTGCCTTGTCTAACCTAGTTTTCGGTGATGGTAACACCGTAAAGGATCATTTTGAAGTAAGAATATGGGTTCATGTGCCCCAAGAATTTGATGTCCAACAGCTTATGATGAAGATGTTTGAAGCCATTACTTATCAAAAATCTGAACATCATTCCATACAGAACATAATTCAAACTATAGCAGATACATTGACTGGAAAGAGGTATTTGCTTGTATTAGATGATGTCTGGACTGTGGACCGAAGTCAATGGGAAGATTTTATGTTATATATAAAGAGAGGAGCACCTGGAAGTAGTATTTTGTTGACAAGTCGCAACAGAAATgttgcagaagcagtggaatcAACAGATCTGTCGAAGTTGTCGTCCTTGTCTAAGGATGATAGCTGGACAGTGTTCACTCAGATCATTGGTGAGGACATAAAAGGTTTGGACTCTGAATTATTGGAAGTTGGGAGAGAGATTGTGAATAAATGTGGTGGGGTGCCACTTGCAATTAAAGTTCTTGCAAATGTCCTTCGTGGCAAGACACGTATAGAACAATGGAAGGCCGTGAGAGACAGTAATCTACTAGATGCTGAGGATAAAGAGCATAGAGTATTAGCAAGCTTGATGTTGAGCTATTCCCATTTACCATCCCATCTGAAACGGTGCTTCACAATATGTTCATTGTTTCCTAAAGGCCTTCCGCTCGATAAACAACAATTGGTTGACCAATGGATTGCTCACAATGTGATTAGTTTGACTCATGGTTACAATTGCTTGGAGGATGTTGGCGACGAGTGCTTCAATTCACTTGTGCAAGTTTCTTTTCTCCAGGATGTGAAGGAATATTTTGGGAGAGTGTGTTACGAGATGCATGATTTGCTTCATGATCTTGCCCAGTTCATCTTGGATGAGCAAATTTCAACTAATGTGCCAAAGGATGCAACCAGTTCCACAAAATACCACAAATACTTTTCCTTAGTTCAACAGCCAAATAAACCTTTGCCTAGAATGTTTTTCAAGAATGCACGTGCTATATATGTTGATGGTGGTGATTGTGATGATATAATATTCAACAAGGCCAAGAATGCAAAGCACTTGTGCAGTATCATTGCAAACAATAATCTATCGACAACAATGCTCACTGCCATATTTCAGACAAAACATTTGAAATATCTTGAGATGTCAAGATTGCAATGTGAATCACTCCCTGAAACTATGTCAGATATTTGGAGCCTGCAAGCTCTGCATCTAGAATGTAGTAGCCTTCTCGAGTTGCCCAAATCTATTGGTAAGCTGCAAAAGTTAAGAACACTGAACCTATCATGGTGTATGAAGCTAAAGTTTTTACCAGATTCAATTGGTGACTGTAATATGCTTTCAAGCATTTATCTTTGCCAGTACATGGAGCTTGCAGCCTTGCCAAATTCTATTGGTAGAAATAAAAAGCTAAGAGTTCTTAAACTAGATCATACCAAGATTAAAGAGCTACCTGTAGTTATAACAAATTTgagaaatctacaatgtttGAGTCTACGTAATTGTTATAGGCTGGTAGAGTTGCCCAAAGGCATCGGAAATTTGGATAAGCTTCAAGTTTTGAACCTAGAATATTGTGTGCAGCTGGTAGAGCTACCTAAAGACATTAACAACTTGGAGAAGCTTCATGTTTTGAACTTGGAAAATTGTGGGGAACTGGTAAATCTACCTGAAGGCACTAGCAAGTTGGAGAAGCTTTAA